Below is a window of Flavobacterium cyclinae DNA.
ACTCTCCCCACATCCACATGTTCTTTGTGCATTTGGATTATTAAAAACAAATCCTTTTCCGTTTAAACCACCTGAAAACTCTAATACAGTTCCTGCCAAGTAAAGAAAACTCTTCTTTTCAACAGCAATTCTTACATTATTATCTTCAAATATTTTATCGTTTTCTCCTATTTGGTTGTCAAATTTTAACTCATATGACAAACCCGAGCAACCTCCACTCTTTACGCCCACTCTAACGTAATCTTTGGCTGCATCAAAACCATCATCTTGCATCATTTCGATGATTTTTTTACTTGCTGTATCTGACACTTTAATCATAGCTATTTTGATTTTGTCTAAATTAACGACAAAGATACATCATAAAAAACTTTTTACAAGAAATGCTAACATTTTTATAACTTATAGGTAGATAGTTTCTGTTTATAGTATTTTTTGTAATTTGGCAAAAAATTGAACCAATTATGAAACTTTATCCAATAGAAGCGGGAAATTTTAAATTAGATGGCGGGGCTATGTTTGGTGTGGTACCCAAAACCATTTGGAATAAAACCAATCCTGCTGACGAAAACAATTTAATTGATATTGCTGCTAGATGCTTATTAATTGAAGATGGTAATCGATTAACGTTGATTGATACTGGAATGGGAAACAAACAATCGGATAAATTCTTTGGATATTATTCGTTATGGGGCGACCATTCATTAGATAAATCATTAAAAAATGCTGGTTTTCATCGCGATGATATAACGGATGTTTTTATGACGCATTTACATTTCGACCATTGTGGTGGAAGTGTAAATTGGAACAAAGACAAAACCGGTTACGAAGTCGCATTTAAAAATGCAAAATTTTGGACCAATGAAAACCATTGGAAATGGGCAACAGAACCAAATGCGCGTGAAAAAGCCTCTTTCTTACACGAGAATTTATTTCCAATGCAAGAAAGTGGCCAATTGCATTTCATAAATCGTCCTGATAGTGATTTTGGGTTTTCAACTGAATTAGGTTTTGACATTTTTTACGCTGATGGTCATACCGAAAAACAAATGTTACCTCATATCAACTACAACGGAAAAACCATCATTTTTTGTGCCGATTTATTAGCTACTGCTGGTCATATTCCTATTCCTTACGTAATGGGTTACGACACAAGACCTTTGTTAACATTAGACGAAAAAGCAAAATTCATGAATGCTGCAGCTGATAATAATTATTATTTATTCTTAGAACACGATGCACACAATGAAATAATAACGGTTGAAAGAACAGAAAAAGGAGTTCGTTTAAAAGAAGTTTTTAAATGCGAAGACATTCTAAAATAATGTTAAATAGGTTTCCTTGTTGTAACAAATAATACGTGTTTGAGTCAAATACCTGAAAAATAATAATTTGAAAAATGAAGAGAATTTTTAGACCACTCTATCTTAGTTTGGCACTAGCTTTTGTATTAGCAAGCTGTGGATCACAAAAAATGGTTTCAACTCCAGTTGAAAATATAGATAACCTGCCTTTAAAAACAACTCCCATTGCGGAAAATGATTTAATACGTTGGAGTCATTTAGATTTAGTTAAAGACACTATACCAGGTATGAGTGTTGATAAAGCGTATAAGGAATTAATAAAAGGTAAAAAGGGTAAAAAAGTAATTGTTGGAATCGTAGATTCTGGAGTAGATATTAATCACGAAGATTTAAAAGGTGTTATTTGGACTAATCCAAAAGAAATTGCGGGTAACGGAATTGACGACGACAAAAATGGATATATTGATGATGTTCATGGATGGAACTTTTTAGGAGATGCCGTTCATGAGCAATTAGAAATGACCCGAATTGTTAAAAAAGGTCCTGGAACTCCAGATTATGATAAAGCAAAAGCACAATTAGAGGAAGAATTAAAAGGGATTCAGCCTAAAAAACAACAATTAGACTTTTTCTTAAACGCAGAAAAAACAATAGTAAATCACCTTAAAAAGAATGATTTTACGATAGAAGAAGTAAAAGCAATTCAATCGGATGATACTTCAGTTAGACAAGCAAAAGCTTTGTTTAGTCAAATTTTAAGCAAATCATCAAAAGCTGAATTTGATAAACAAATTGAAGAATTTAAAGATTATATCTACGGACAGGTTAATTACAACTTAAACGTTGAATTTGATGGTAGAAAAATCGTAGGAGATAATCCAGATGATTTAAACGATACCAAATATGGAAATAACAATGTAATAGGACCTGAACCAAATGAAGCAAAACACGGAACGCATGTAGCAGGAATTGTAGCGCAAGTAAGAGGAAATGGTTTAGGAGGTGATGGTGTTACTAACAATGCGCAAATCATGACCTTAAGAGCTGTTCCA
It encodes the following:
- a CDS encoding MBL fold metallo-hydrolase, whose amino-acid sequence is MKLYPIEAGNFKLDGGAMFGVVPKTIWNKTNPADENNLIDIAARCLLIEDGNRLTLIDTGMGNKQSDKFFGYYSLWGDHSLDKSLKNAGFHRDDITDVFMTHLHFDHCGGSVNWNKDKTGYEVAFKNAKFWTNENHWKWATEPNAREKASFLHENLFPMQESGQLHFINRPDSDFGFSTELGFDIFYADGHTEKQMLPHINYNGKTIIFCADLLATAGHIPIPYVMGYDTRPLLTLDEKAKFMNAAADNNYYLFLEHDAHNEIITVERTEKGVRLKEVFKCEDILK
- a CDS encoding S8 family peptidase is translated as MKRIFRPLYLSLALAFVLASCGSQKMVSTPVENIDNLPLKTTPIAENDLIRWSHLDLVKDTIPGMSVDKAYKELIKGKKGKKVIVGIVDSGVDINHEDLKGVIWTNPKEIAGNGIDDDKNGYIDDVHGWNFLGDAVHEQLEMTRIVKKGPGTPDYDKAKAQLEEELKGIQPKKQQLDFFLNAEKTIVNHLKKNDFTIEEVKAIQSDDTSVRQAKALFSQILSKSSKAEFDKQIEEFKDYIYGQVNYNLNVEFDGRKIVGDNPDDLNDTKYGNNNVIGPEPNEAKHGTHVAGIVAQVRGNGLGGDGVTNNAQIMTLRAVPNGDEYDKDIALAIRYAVDNGAKVINGSFGKYYSQHKEWVMDAIKYAESKDVLVVIAAGNESYDLDVTNKYPNDTYDGSPEYAKNVLIIGALSPSYGSKVIADFSNYGKNNVDIYAPGDEIYATTPLNSYEYLQGTSMASPNVAGVATLIRSYYPKLTAVQVKQIIMESGTPLKNQVVIGEDKHKANFADASKSGRIVNAYNALLLAAKMSKK